Proteins from a single region of Chryseobacterium sp. W4I1:
- the acs gene encoding acetate--CoA ligase: MKFKFQKRRDMRNYLIEDLPHYFEEYKKSIKNPKKFWDKIADQNFVWYQRWSKVVKYDMNEAKITWFKNAKLNITKNCIDRHLAVRGDKTAIIWEPNDPKEEAQHISYTDLYTRVNKTANVLREMGIEKGDRVCIYLPMIPELAITMLACAKLGAVHSVIFAGFSASAVASRVNDCGAKMVITSDGSYRGNKVLDLKSIVDEALEKTPSIESVLVVKRTYNEIKMKEGRDYLMAELYEKASADFVTVIMDAEDPLFILYTSGSTGKPKGMLHTCAGYMVYTAYTFKNVFNYKENDIYWCTADIGWITGHSYILYGPLLNGATTVIFEGVPTYPQPDRFWEVIEKHKITQFYTAPTAIRSLAKESAEWVDKHDLSTLKVIGSVGEPINEEAWHWFNDHVGKKKCPVVDTWWQTETGGIMISPLPFVTPTKPTYATLPLPGIQPVLMDDKRNEITGNQVTGNLCIRFPWPGIARTIWGDHQRYKETYFSAFPGKYFSGDGALRDEVGYYRITGRVDDVIIVSGHNLGTAPIEDSINEHPAVAESAIVGYPHDIKGNALYGFVILKETGEGRDKENLKKEINQLISDQIGPIAKLDKIQFVSGLPKTRSGKIMRRILRKIAEGDFSNFGDISTLLNPEIVEEIKNERI; the protein is encoded by the coding sequence ATAAAATTCAAATTTCAAAAACGAAGGGATATGAGAAATTACTTAATTGAAGATCTGCCGCATTATTTTGAAGAGTATAAAAAATCTATTAAAAATCCTAAAAAATTCTGGGACAAAATAGCTGATCAGAATTTCGTGTGGTACCAAAGATGGAGCAAGGTGGTTAAGTATGATATGAATGAAGCCAAAATCACCTGGTTTAAAAATGCTAAATTAAATATCACCAAAAACTGCATCGACAGGCATCTTGCCGTAAGAGGCGATAAAACAGCCATCATTTGGGAACCCAACGATCCAAAGGAAGAAGCGCAACACATCTCCTACACCGATCTATATACCCGTGTCAATAAAACCGCTAATGTTTTACGGGAAATGGGCATTGAAAAAGGCGACAGAGTCTGCATCTACCTTCCCATGATTCCGGAACTTGCGATCACTATGCTGGCATGTGCTAAACTGGGAGCCGTTCATTCTGTGATCTTTGCAGGATTTTCCGCTTCTGCAGTTGCTTCAAGAGTCAATGACTGTGGTGCCAAAATGGTGATCACATCAGACGGAAGTTACAGGGGAAACAAGGTTTTGGATCTGAAAAGCATCGTAGATGAAGCATTGGAAAAAACGCCAAGTATAGAATCTGTTCTAGTTGTAAAAAGAACATACAACGAGATCAAAATGAAAGAAGGCAGGGATTACCTGATGGCTGAGCTTTATGAAAAGGCATCTGCAGACTTCGTTACCGTGATCATGGATGCTGAAGACCCGCTTTTCATCCTTTACACTTCAGGCTCTACCGGAAAACCTAAAGGAATGCTTCATACCTGCGCCGGATACATGGTTTATACCGCCTATACCTTTAAAAATGTATTCAATTACAAAGAAAATGATATTTACTGGTGTACTGCGGATATCGGATGGATTACAGGACATTCCTACATTCTATACGGCCCTTTGCTTAACGGTGCAACCACTGTAATTTTTGAAGGTGTTCCTACGTATCCTCAGCCGGATCGTTTCTGGGAAGTGATTGAAAAGCATAAAATTACCCAATTCTACACCGCTCCAACCGCTATCCGTTCATTAGCAAAAGAAAGCGCAGAATGGGTTGACAAACATGATCTGAGCACTTTGAAAGTCATTGGTTCTGTAGGCGAGCCTATCAATGAAGAAGCATGGCACTGGTTCAACGATCATGTCGGAAAGAAAAAATGCCCGGTGGTAGATACCTGGTGGCAGACAGAAACCGGAGGAATTATGATCTCTCCTCTCCCATTTGTAACTCCTACAAAACCTACCTATGCTACCCTTCCACTTCCAGGAATCCAGCCTGTACTGATGGATGATAAACGAAATGAAATTACAGGAAACCAGGTAACAGGAAATCTATGCATTCGTTTTCCATGGCCAGGAATCGCCAGAACAATTTGGGGTGATCATCAACGATATAAGGAAACTTATTTCAGTGCTTTTCCAGGGAAATATTTCTCAGGTGATGGTGCTTTAAGAGATGAAGTCGGTTACTACAGGATTACCGGCCGTGTAGATGATGTAATTATTGTTTCAGGGCATAATTTAGGAACAGCTCCTATTGAAGACAGCATCAATGAGCATCCTGCTGTTGCAGAATCTGCCATTGTCGGTTATCCTCATGATATTAAAGGAAATGCCTTGTACGGCTTCGTGATACTAAAGGAAACCGGAGAAGGCCGTGATAAGGAGAATCTTAAAAAGGAGATCAATCAGCTTATCTCGGACCAGATAGGGCCTATTGCCAAGCTTGATAAGATTCAGTTTGTTTCCGGGCTTCCGAAAACACGTTCGGGAAAAATTATGCGTAGAATCCTGAGAAAAATTGCAGAAGGAGATTTCAGTAATTTCGGAGATATTTCTACTCTTTTAAATCCTGAAATTGTAGAAGAAATTAAAAATGAAAGGATTTAG
- a CDS encoding AMP-binding protein, giving the protein MDTDHLFKQSIEDKENFWKEQAKEIQWFKFPEQILSQDKNGYPQWYSDGELNMCYLCIDKHIEDGFGDHTAIIYDSPVTNQKITYTFDQAKEEISKFAGGLVSLGLKKGDTAVIYMPMIPQTLFAMLACARIGVIHNVVFGGFAPHELVVRIDDCKPKALITATAGIEIARRIPYLPLVEKAIELAQDKVDNIIVYNRKLVDNQDEMFDGLIDYEELVQKSEPADCIPVESTHPLYLLYTSGTTGKPKGIVRDTGGYATALKFSMKYVYGVEPGETYWAASDFGWAVGHSFSVYGPLINRNTTIIFEGKPIMTPDAGTFWRIISEYKVSTMFTAPTAIRAIKKEDPNGELVKKYDLSHFKKQFLAGERCDVATLDWFAEHIGVPAIDHWWQTESGWPMLGLMTFDDNYQIKRASAGKPIPGYDIKIFDENGYELDAHQEGYLIIKLPLPPGALLGIWNDNERFQNSYLSQYKGYYFSGDGAIQDEDGYIFITGRVDDVINVAGHRLSTSEMEEIVSSHPDVAECAVVGIDDELKGQVPFATVVLKNGTIISEEEIEKDIIRMVREKIGAVAFLKNAMVVKRLPKTRSGKILRKLIRTLLDRKDFQIPSTIDDEKIIGEIQEKINDYRA; this is encoded by the coding sequence ATGGACACAGATCATCTGTTTAAACAAAGTATAGAAGACAAAGAAAATTTCTGGAAGGAACAGGCCAAAGAGATACAATGGTTTAAGTTTCCGGAACAGATTCTTTCCCAAGATAAAAATGGTTATCCGCAGTGGTATTCTGACGGAGAGCTCAATATGTGCTATCTGTGCATTGATAAACACATTGAAGACGGTTTTGGAGATCATACCGCCATTATTTACGATTCTCCCGTTACAAATCAAAAAATCACCTATACTTTTGATCAGGCCAAAGAAGAAATATCGAAATTCGCAGGAGGACTCGTTTCATTAGGTTTAAAAAAAGGCGATACAGCCGTTATTTACATGCCGATGATTCCTCAGACCTTGTTTGCGATGCTGGCCTGTGCAAGAATCGGGGTGATTCACAATGTGGTTTTCGGAGGTTTTGCACCGCATGAATTGGTGGTAAGAATTGATGACTGTAAGCCAAAAGCCCTGATCACCGCCACAGCAGGCATAGAAATAGCCAGAAGAATTCCTTACCTGCCGCTTGTTGAAAAAGCCATTGAACTGGCACAGGACAAAGTAGACAACATCATTGTTTACAACAGAAAATTAGTAGACAATCAAGACGAAATGTTTGACGGACTGATTGATTATGAAGAACTCGTTCAAAAATCAGAGCCTGCAGATTGTATTCCCGTAGAATCCACTCATCCGTTGTACCTGCTCTATACCTCTGGAACCACAGGAAAGCCGAAAGGAATTGTGCGGGATACAGGAGGCTATGCAACCGCTTTGAAATTTTCCATGAAATATGTCTATGGTGTTGAGCCCGGAGAAACCTATTGGGCAGCTTCAGATTTCGGCTGGGCAGTTGGACACAGTTTCAGTGTTTATGGACCACTTATCAACCGAAATACAACCATCATCTTTGAAGGAAAACCCATCATGACTCCCGATGCAGGAACTTTCTGGCGAATTATTTCGGAATATAAAGTTTCCACAATGTTTACAGCTCCTACCGCCATCAGGGCCATTAAAAAAGAAGATCCGAACGGAGAACTGGTGAAAAAATATGACCTGTCACATTTCAAAAAGCAGTTTTTAGCTGGCGAACGATGTGATGTAGCTACTTTAGACTGGTTTGCAGAACATATCGGAGTCCCTGCTATTGACCATTGGTGGCAGACAGAATCCGGCTGGCCGATGCTGGGTTTAATGACATTCGACGATAATTATCAAATTAAAAGAGCATCTGCCGGAAAGCCTATTCCCGGATATGACATTAAGATCTTTGATGAAAACGGATATGAGCTTGACGCGCATCAGGAAGGTTATTTAATCATCAAACTTCCGCTTCCACCTGGCGCCCTTCTCGGAATATGGAATGACAATGAGCGTTTTCAGAACAGCTATCTTTCGCAGTACAAAGGATATTATTTCTCTGGAGACGGTGCCATTCAGGATGAAGACGGCTATATTTTCATTACCGGAAGAGTGGATGATGTCATTAATGTTGCCGGACACCGGCTTTCTACCTCAGAAATGGAGGAAATTGTTTCGTCACATCCCGATGTTGCCGAATGCGCTGTCGTAGGCATCGATGATGAACTGAAAGGACAGGTTCCATTCGCTACAGTTGTTTTAAAAAATGGAACAATAATCTCTGAGGAAGAAATAGAAAAAGACATCATCAGAATGGTTCGTGAGAAGATTGGGGCTGTGGCTTTTTTAAAGAATGCAATGGTTGTTAAGCGTTTACCCAAAACACGCTCAGGAAAGATTTTAAGAAAACTGATCAGAACCTTGCTGGATAGGAAAGATTTCCAGATTCCATCTACGATAGACGATGAAAAAATCATTGGGGAAATTCAGGAAAAAATCAATGATTATAGGGCTTAG
- a CDS encoding response regulator transcription factor: MRKIIIADDEHKILMSLEYSFKKNGYDVYIARDGTEVLDFLKTMVPDVILLDIMMPNLDGYSTLEAMKEDERMEDTKVIFLSAKNNPKDIEKGLKMGADAYVTKPYSIKKLMQQIEEMFG, encoded by the coding sequence ATGAGAAAGATCATTATTGCCGATGACGAACACAAAATATTAATGTCACTTGAATACAGTTTTAAGAAAAACGGCTATGACGTTTACATTGCAAGAGACGGAACGGAAGTCCTGGATTTCCTGAAAACAATGGTTCCGGACGTTATTCTTCTGGATATCATGATGCCCAACCTGGACGGATACAGCACCCTGGAAGCCATGAAAGAAGATGAAAGAATGGAAGATACAAAAGTAATTTTCCTGAGTGCAAAAAATAATCCGAAAGACATTGAAAAAGGCCTGAAAATGGGCGCTGATGCGTATGTCACTAAACCTTATTCCATTAAGAAGCTGATGCAGCAGATTGAGGAAATGTTTGGGTAG
- a CDS encoding ATP-binding protein yields MSSLALFAVVLVYLALLFLVAHLAEKKRSKRWVNNPYIYALSLAVYCTAWTYYGSIGVAATSGLNYLPIYIGPIMIIPAWIYINTRIVRISRINKISSLADFISLRYGNSRSFSAIITVVCLLAIVPYIGLQIKAISETFHLVTETSISNNILTDNATFVVILIALFSSYYGTRYVDASEKRLGIISAIALESFLKLFFIIILGIFVIYFVFDGFSDIYEKASKFEDFKEKNTFKGIEDAMNWMVLCMISATAICILPRQFHTAIIENRQEKHIKTAIWFFPLYLLIFTVFIFPIAWGGRLIFDGEKVNPEFYSILIPQHFDNTLITVFVFLGGLSSCISMIIISAITLSIMLSNNLIIPYGLLGKFKSDNEIQNTRNITNIRKFSIFALIIMAFVFYKFFILKTSLDSVGLISFVVIAQLAPSFFGAIFWRRGSYKGAVAGLLAGLAICYFGLIIPQYYFSYNQEFKGVVREIYDVFGFFNISFLSRIPEIFFWSTLVNTSLFTIISVSVKGNYRERNFAELYVDIDKHILNHENAFVWRGTAYVSDIKNILERFLGKKKTEQALRIFNLKYNIDSKTETADSRFIKFSENLLAGRIGTASAKILIEGVTKEDKISLKEVLNILEESKENITLNKKLTEQSEELQKLSNDLRKANENLIVKDRQKDDFLDSVAHELRTPITAIRSAGEILADDDDIPTDIKQEFLNNIITESDRLSEIINDILYLDKLEHGEIALNIKENNILETYKKALNPLLHLIQQKNIHLSEVNLLNQTVFEYDEARMIQLFQNILGNALKFTDDQGTIQTKLAEKADHLIITIFNTGQHIPEEDLEMIFDKFYQSKNQNILKPTGSGLGLAISKKIVQAHSGNIKAENSGLGVTFTISIPYSITKNEVEQNQ; encoded by the coding sequence ATGAGTAGTCTTGCGTTATTTGCTGTTGTTTTAGTCTATCTGGCTCTTTTGTTCTTAGTTGCCCATCTGGCAGAGAAGAAGAGAAGCAAAAGGTGGGTCAACAATCCTTACATTTACGCATTGTCTCTGGCAGTGTACTGCACAGCATGGACGTATTATGGAAGCATCGGTGTTGCAGCCACAAGCGGACTGAATTATCTGCCGATCTACATTGGTCCCATCATGATTATTCCTGCATGGATCTACATCAATACAAGGATTGTAAGAATTTCCAGAATCAACAAAATCAGCAGCCTTGCCGATTTTATTTCTTTACGATATGGGAACAGCAGAAGCTTCAGTGCCATCATCACAGTGGTTTGCCTGCTTGCCATTGTTCCTTATATCGGGCTTCAGATCAAAGCTATTTCCGAGACTTTTCACCTGGTTACCGAAACTTCAATATCCAATAATATACTGACCGACAATGCAACGTTTGTGGTTATTTTAATCGCCCTATTCTCTTCCTATTATGGTACCAGATATGTGGATGCCTCAGAAAAAAGATTAGGAATTATTTCCGCCATCGCTCTGGAAAGTTTTTTAAAGCTTTTCTTTATTATTATTCTGGGTATATTCGTCATTTATTTTGTATTTGACGGCTTTTCAGACATCTATGAAAAGGCAAGTAAGTTTGAAGATTTTAAAGAAAAAAATACATTCAAGGGAATTGAAGATGCCATGAACTGGATGGTTCTGTGTATGATCTCTGCCACAGCCATCTGCATTCTACCAAGACAGTTTCACACCGCAATTATCGAAAACAGACAGGAAAAACATATTAAAACAGCGATCTGGTTTTTCCCTCTTTACTTACTGATTTTCACTGTGTTTATTTTTCCTATTGCCTGGGGAGGAAGGCTTATTTTTGACGGAGAAAAGGTAAATCCTGAGTTCTATTCTATTCTGATTCCGCAACATTTTGACAATACTTTAATTACGGTTTTTGTGTTTCTGGGCGGACTGAGCTCGTGTATTTCCATGATTATCATTTCAGCCATTACCCTCTCCATCATGCTTTCCAATAACCTCATTATTCCTTATGGTTTGCTGGGGAAATTCAAATCCGACAACGAGATCCAGAATACAAGAAATATTACCAATATCAGGAAATTCAGCATTTTCGCCCTGATCATTATGGCGTTTGTTTTCTATAAATTCTTTATTCTGAAAACATCGCTGGACTCTGTAGGCCTTATTTCTTTTGTTGTAATCGCACAGCTCGCCCCTTCATTTTTCGGAGCTATATTCTGGAGAAGAGGAAGTTATAAAGGCGCTGTAGCAGGACTTCTCGCTGGCTTGGCCATCTGCTATTTCGGATTGATCATTCCGCAGTATTATTTCTCGTACAATCAGGAATTCAAAGGAGTTGTCCGTGAAATATATGATGTTTTCGGATTTTTCAATATTTCTTTTTTAAGCAGAATTCCGGAAATCTTTTTCTGGTCAACTTTAGTTAACACCTCGCTTTTCACCATTATTTCTGTAAGCGTAAAGGGAAATTACAGGGAAAGAAATTTCGCAGAATTATATGTGGATATTGACAAGCATATTTTAAATCATGAAAATGCTTTTGTATGGCGCGGAACTGCTTATGTTTCGGATATTAAGAATATTCTGGAAAGATTTTTAGGCAAAAAAAAAACGGAGCAGGCTTTAAGGATCTTTAATTTGAAATATAACATCGATTCCAAAACAGAAACAGCAGATTCAAGATTTATCAAATTCTCTGAGAACCTCCTGGCAGGAAGAATAGGGACCGCATCGGCAAAAATCCTCATCGAGGGTGTGACCAAAGAAGATAAAATATCTTTAAAAGAAGTTTTAAATATTTTAGAGGAATCCAAAGAAAATATTACCCTTAACAAAAAACTCACCGAACAGTCGGAAGAATTACAGAAGCTTTCCAATGACCTGAGAAAAGCCAACGAAAACCTAATCGTTAAAGACCGTCAGAAAGACGATTTCCTGGATTCTGTCGCCCATGAATTACGAACTCCGATCACCGCCATCCGTTCGGCAGGGGAAATTCTAGCGGACGATGATGATATTCCAACGGACATTAAGCAAGAATTTTTAAACAACATCATTACGGAATCTGACAGACTGAGCGAAATCATCAATGATATTCTTTACCTTGATAAACTGGAACACGGCGAAATTGCTTTGAACATTAAAGAAAACAATATTCTTGAAACGTACAAAAAAGCCTTAAACCCACTACTCCATCTGATACAGCAGAAAAACATTCATTTAAGTGAAGTCAATCTCCTGAATCAAACCGTATTTGAATATGATGAAGCCAGAATGATTCAGCTTTTTCAGAATATCCTCGGAAACGCTTTAAAATTTACCGATGATCAGGGAACCATACAGACCAAACTCGCTGAAAAAGCAGATCACCTGATCATTACCATTTTCAATACCGGGCAGCATATTCCCGAAGAGGATCTGGAAATGATTTTCGATAAATTTTACCAGTCAAAAAATCAGAATATTTTAAAACCAACAGGAAGCGGACTCGGACTGGCTATTTCAAAAAAAATTGTACAGGCACACAGCGGAAATATTAAGGCAGAAAACAGCGGTCTGGGCGTAACTTTTACGATAAGCATTCCTTACAGCATAACAAAAAATGAAGTTGAACAAAACCAATAA
- a CDS encoding GNAT family N-acetyltransferase, which produces MNITIERVRHPNEDERVTSLINKLNQSLISISGNDGTRNASIDDFTHEKALFIIALSGEDAVACGGFRPLLPQICEVKRMFSLKKGKGLGLKILSTLEIAAKQFDYQQIYLETRKTNENAVAFYLKNGYKIIENYGIYIGREEAVCFSKKLS; this is translated from the coding sequence ATGAACATCACAATTGAAAGAGTAAGACACCCCAATGAAGATGAACGAGTTACCAGTCTAATCAATAAATTAAATCAATCTTTAATCAGTATTTCCGGCAATGATGGAACAAGAAATGCAAGCATTGATGACTTTACTCATGAAAAAGCTTTATTCATAATTGCTTTAAGTGGTGAAGATGCTGTCGCTTGTGGAGGTTTTCGCCCGCTCTTACCACAGATATGTGAGGTTAAACGAATGTTTTCTTTAAAAAAAGGCAAGGGACTAGGTCTGAAGATTCTCTCTACGCTGGAAATAGCTGCTAAGCAATTTGATTACCAACAGATCTATTTGGAAACTCGCAAGACCAATGAGAATGCCGTGGCATTTTACCTAAAAAATGGATATAAAATAATTGAAAACTATGGAATATATATAGGACGCGAAGAAGCCGTCTGCTTTAGTAAAAAACTATCATAG
- a CDS encoding DUF6814 family protein yields MNGLKKILGIVWILVALVVAYFGITVMGIPKITSGKQEDLVFGIIILFILVPIVSGGMAIFGYYSLIGEYSDDKI; encoded by the coding sequence ATGAACGGATTAAAAAAAATATTAGGCATTGTATGGATTCTGGTGGCACTGGTTGTTGCATACTTCGGAATTACCGTGATGGGAATCCCTAAAATAACTTCAGGAAAACAGGAAGATCTGGTTTTCGGTATCATTATACTTTTTATACTGGTACCGATTGTATCCGGCGGAATGGCTATTTTCGGGTACTATTCGCTGATAGGAGAATATTCGGACGATAAAATTTAA
- a CDS encoding MFS transporter: MSENHHENYENMTDRQKNRTIWSVITASSLGTLIEWYDFYIFGSLAIVLATKFFPADNPTAAFLSTLATFAAGFVVRPFGALFFGRLGDIIGRKYTFLVTLLIMGFSTFLIGCIPGYETIGFMAPVLVLILRLLQGLALGGEYGGAATYVAEYAQPHRRGYWTSWIQTTATAGLFISLIVILITKNTLSAAEFDSWGWRVPFWISILMVGVSYFIRKNMKESPLFAKAKSEGKTSKNPLKESFGNKFNFKFVLLALFGAAMGQGVIWYTGQFYAMSFLQKVMSIDSMQVDYMMATALLMGTPFFVFFGWLSDKIGRKAIMMTGMLVAILAYRPIYDSMYKSVNIEAKTVANDGIKETRTAAIHKDIASDSLITFHKETTFTDGTFMKKDSIVHWSAAGPVMKDGKAEEPKITKSITLSNDTRWYLVFLVFIQVIFVTMVYGPIAAFLVEMFPVRIRYTSMSLPYHIGNGVFGGLLPAVATYLVTQGKDAGHPTWYLEGLWYPIGVAAVCLIIGLIYLKNKNNNIHD, from the coding sequence ATGAGTGAAAATCACCACGAAAACTACGAGAATATGACCGACCGGCAGAAAAACCGCACCATATGGAGTGTGATCACCGCCTCATCACTCGGTACTCTGATAGAATGGTATGACTTTTATATTTTTGGAAGTTTAGCCATCGTTCTAGCGACCAAATTTTTCCCAGCCGACAATCCTACTGCTGCATTCTTATCTACATTGGCTACTTTTGCGGCCGGATTTGTGGTAAGACCTTTCGGAGCTTTGTTCTTTGGGAGATTGGGGGATATTATCGGCAGAAAATACACATTCCTTGTTACTTTGCTGATTATGGGATTCTCCACTTTCCTGATCGGGTGTATTCCCGGATACGAAACCATTGGGTTTATGGCGCCGGTTTTAGTTTTAATTTTAAGACTTTTACAAGGTTTGGCATTGGGAGGAGAATACGGAGGCGCTGCGACCTATGTTGCAGAATATGCACAACCTCATAGAAGAGGCTACTGGACTTCATGGATTCAGACTACAGCCACTGCAGGACTTTTCATTTCATTAATTGTGATTTTAATTACTAAAAACACACTATCTGCAGCAGAATTTGATTCCTGGGGATGGAGAGTTCCGTTCTGGATTTCAATTTTAATGGTGGGAGTATCTTATTTCATCAGAAAAAACATGAAAGAATCTCCGCTTTTCGCAAAGGCTAAAAGTGAAGGAAAAACATCTAAAAACCCGTTGAAAGAAAGCTTCGGGAATAAATTCAATTTCAAATTTGTTTTATTGGCACTGTTCGGCGCTGCCATGGGACAGGGAGTTATCTGGTATACCGGACAGTTCTATGCGATGAGTTTCCTGCAAAAAGTAATGAGTATAGATTCGATGCAGGTCGATTATATGATGGCTACAGCATTGTTAATGGGAACACCGTTCTTCGTGTTCTTCGGCTGGCTTTCGGATAAAATAGGACGAAAAGCGATTATGATGACAGGTATGCTGGTGGCCATTTTAGCCTACAGGCCTATTTACGACAGCATGTATAAAAGTGTAAACATTGAAGCTAAAACCGTTGCAAACGACGGGATCAAAGAGACGAGAACTGCCGCCATTCATAAAGATATTGCATCGGACAGCTTGATTACATTTCACAAGGAAACTACGTTTACAGACGGAACTTTCATGAAAAAAGACAGTATTGTACACTGGTCTGCAGCCGGTCCTGTCATGAAAGACGGAAAAGCGGAAGAACCAAAAATAACAAAATCAATTACCTTAAGCAATGATACAAGATGGTATCTGGTATTCCTGGTGTTCATTCAGGTGATTTTTGTAACGATGGTTTACGGCCCTATCGCAGCATTCCTGGTTGAAATGTTCCCGGTAAGGATCCGATATACCTCGATGTCTTTACCGTATCATATTGGAAATGGCGTGTTCGGAGGATTACTTCCGGCTGTGGCAACCTACCTTGTTACTCAGGGAAAGGATGCAGGACATCCAACCTGGTATCTGGAAGGACTTTGGTACCCGATTGGAGTTGCTGCAGTCTGTTTAATCATCGGGTTGATTTATCTTAAAAATAAGAATAACAATATCCACGATTAA